A genome region from Marasmius oreades isolate 03SP1 chromosome 5, whole genome shotgun sequence includes the following:
- a CDS encoding uncharacterized protein (antiSMASH:Cluster_5.1): MFFSKSLFVAILTVASASASVVVRRDDTPEKIGDYITACKHHKVNDKCHYLWLDGDVVREFNGYCLDYEGVLECITVNTGGN; this comes from the exons ATGTTCTTCAGCAAATCTCTTTTCGTTGCCATCCTCACTGTTGCCAGTGCTAGCGCCTCCGTCGTTGTGCGTCGAGATGACACTCCCGAGAAGATCGGGGATTACA TTACGGCTTGCAAGCACCATAAAGTCAATGACAAGTGCCACTATTTGTGGCTTGACGGAGACGTTGTGAGGGAGTTCAATGGAT ACTGCCTCGATTACGAGGGAGTATTGGAATGCATTACAGTCAATACTGGTGGCAACTGA
- a CDS encoding uncharacterized protein (antiSMASH:Cluster_5.1) has protein sequence MITLYDMGPVPKLPGNMGTSPNVRKVIFTLNYKKLPFTLVPLNLEFIEPTAKSLGASPTTTYPDGSPKYTVPFIHDSTTGKAISDSQVITEYLDATYPDTPVVISKETRVLQSVFIETISNKLMGLVPILYTKATSDEMREARKKQKFNPYAHVMDSELTAEQEKEIWENVRKEFEPLESYYTNNQLFIMGDRPVYADLCFAAFGSVVKFACGDESEEWKEMSSWVGGRIGRVVEEVLKYKKV, from the exons ATGATCACTTTGTACGATATGGGACCTGTGCCGAAACTCCCAGGGAATATGGGTACATCCCCCAATGTTCGGAAAGTGAT TTTTACCCTCAACTACAAGAAACTCCCCTTCACCCTCGTCCCTTTAAATCTCGAATTCATCGAACCTACTGCCAAATCCCTCGGCGCCtcacccaccaccacctaccCCGACGGCTCCCCGAAATACACCGTCCCATTTATCCACGACTCAACCACCGGAAAAGCCATCTCCGACTCCCAAGTCATCACAGAATACCTAGACGCCACTTACCCAGACACTCCGGTTGTCATTTCAAAGGAAACCCGAGTCCTCCAATCCGTGTTCATTGAAACAATCAGCAATAAACTGATGGGTCTTGTCCCGATTCTTTACACAAAGGCGACCAGCGATGAGATGCGAGAGGCGAGGAAGAAGCAAAAGTTTAACCCGTATGCTCATGTCATGGACTCGGAGCTCACAGCCgagcaggagaaggagatatGGGAGAATGTGAGGAAGGAGTTTGAGCCGTTGGAGAGTTACTATACGAATAATCAGTTGTTTATTATGGGGGACAGACCTGTATATGCGGATCTGTGTTTTGCGGCGTTTGGGTCGGTGGTCAAGTTCGCTTGTGGGGATGAGAGTGAAGAGTGGAAGGAAATGAGTTCATGGGTAGGTGGGAGGATAGGAAGGGTTGTTGAGGAGGTGTTGAAGTATAAGAAGGTATAG
- a CDS encoding uncharacterized protein (antiSMASH:Cluster_5.1): MPFGSSHSVYMANATNQDIHVMVSLNPDWAIADFITDIGLFFIAVGEIKQLVTAVELPKTIATLRDLYQFLKITYMALGGTAAAGSRPAEAVLALHNAIKKNSIPIPAGQYKLVNEKNALELYLNASGIGSLLNASTVSMVVMSGDGKQFAMYNTNSDYSWIATNDKKCVRSKYGSIWQQDPQAGVVDWPVGGN, encoded by the coding sequence ATGCCGTTCGGTTCCAGCCACAGTGTCTACATGGCCAACGCGACCAACCAAGACATCCATGTCATGGTGTCTCTCAATCCCGACTGGGCTATTGCAGATTTTATCACCGACATTggtctcttcttcatcgccGTTGGCGAAATCAAACAACTTGTGACCGCCGTGGAGCTTCCGAAGACGATCGCGACCCTCCGTGACCTATATCAATTTCTTAAAATCACTTACATGGCTCTAGGTGGGACGGCCGCCGCTGGCTCCCGCCCTGCAGAAGCCGTTTTGGCCCTCCATAACGCGATCAAAAAGAACTCTATCCCTATTCCTGCTGGTCAGTACAAGCTGGTTAACGAGAAGAATGCTTTGGAGTTGTATCTCAATGCATCCGGGATCGGAAGCTTGTTGAACGCGAGCACGGTGTCGATGGTGGTCATGAGTGGCGATGGGAAGCAGTTTGCGATGTATAATACCAACTCGGATTACTCCTGGATCGCCACTAACGATAAGAAGTGCGTCCGATCCAAGTATGGGTCAATCTGGCAGCAGGACCCTCAAGCTGGAGTGGTGGATTGGCCTGTAGGCGGCAACTAG
- a CDS encoding uncharacterized protein (antiSMASH:Cluster_5.1) → MSAVKSTKTRDIPTTKSPGLRTLIKFKGYADILIGLVIAVKPALLYESAPMKWWHQVSGLHLSDASTAPGFNHAIACMVIAIGYGNVVAARSGPAAWPPVFTSTLTWGILCLLTAASAFIRLPFDLASWGIGPGGTGEINNAAVLMTGFNHVLFCGLMWFLDSDNALRG, encoded by the exons ATGAGCGCAGTCAAGTCAACTAAAACCAGGGATATCCCAACAACCAAATCGCCTGGCCTCCGCACCCTAATAAAATTCAAGGGGTACGCGGACATTCTCATCGGTCTGGTGATAGCTGTCAAGCCAGCGCTTTTGTATGAATCCGCGCCCATGAAATGGTGGCACCAGGTTTCGGGATTG CACCTATCGGATGCCTCAACAGCACCAGGATTTAACCATGCCATTGCATGTATGGTTATCGCGATTGGGTATGGAAATGTTGTTGCAGCGAGGTCAGGGCCAGCTGCATGGCCGCCTGTTT TTACTTCAACGCTGACATGGGGAATCCTTTGTTTGCTCACGGCCGCCTCGGCATTCATTCGATTGCCTTTCGATCTGGCGAGTTGGGGAATTGGACCAGGGGGTACGGGTGAAATCAACAACGCAGCTGTGCTTATGACGGGTTTCAACCACGTTCTATTTTGTGGGCTTATGTGGTTTTTGGATAGTGATAATGCGCTACGGGGATAG
- a CDS encoding uncharacterized protein (antiSMASH:Cluster_5.1) has protein sequence MACCDLNQRLIHEFASIGIMRVHTFISAIFLSILAFVSAKSTPHLEDRAAAAGSDSQAAITPPVSSTPCDGMVQRRMRPLRFFRPRNHP, from the exons ATGGCATGTTGTG ACTTGAATCAACGCCTCATTCACGAATTTGCATCGATTG GTATCATGCGTGTACACACCTTCATATCTGCCATCTTTTTATCAATCCTTGCGTTCGTTAGCGCCAAATCCACACCACATCTGGAAGATCGGGCAGCCGCTGCTGGTTCCGATTCACAAGCGGCTATCACACCACCAGTGTCGTCTACCCCTTGCGATGGAATGGTTCAGAGGAGGATGCGGCCCTTACGGTTTTTCAGACCGAGGAACCATCCTTGA
- a CDS encoding uncharacterized protein (antiSMASH:Cluster_5.1) yields the protein MRVHTFISAIFLSILAFVSAKSTPHLEDRAAAAGSDSQAAITPPVSSTPCDGMVQRRMRPLRFFRPRNHP from the coding sequence ATGCGTGTACACACCTTCATATCTGCCATCTTTTTATCAATCCTTGCGTTCGTTAGCGCCAAATCCACACCACATCTGGAAGATCGGGCAGCCGCTGCTGGTTCCGATTCACAAGCGGCTATCACACCACCAGTGTCGTCTACCCCTTGCGATGGAATGGTTCAGAGGAGGATGCGGCCCTTACGGTTTTTCAGACCGAGGAACCATCCTTGA
- a CDS encoding uncharacterized protein (antiSMASH:Cluster_5.1), whose translation MNIFRRISNAVRGDSSKDKDKDKDKYDYAWGSDNGWGDNGWAAPEPKGAPFPQTVPKRSRYPGRSRRATAKSPFHDHSHQSRDHYAQCAEIWDKQNSQWMIFDPKDAPSRPVIKHDDHIYFCVTARYQDHWSEPYDILTHFAEPLLSFVNTTCGSYGAWGNGAGTWVNEGVSNALEMGQGFRSLKKIKAKLEEIQDVRKKTSRKSTQDKLDLVKCLGNMAVDNRTPEADLDKFLGDLEKQLKVFVAYLEKKFKPIAERLASALRYGYMEFDLLPYYFEPGQHVSFTSANGNLLAMNVTHVHVYDDASHVAPNSCKRLSHISIEGFGYTWEGVSFTTQHLKTSCYSFTGKKELSELPVKILTPEKREELTARGRRYKAEAGIRYRVYKGDRIVIDRLGFVDAQVYESNKKRAKIRRRDSYDSYANPDPPTLNPEWSTRSVAWPQTNEKDIADELLCFLPVDLYGYNLSRKEWQLFDLDLVKPVQYDGKAWDHLVLDADVKTLIKGLVEVSTKSMTASGALVSDVIAKKGGGLTSVLYGPPGTGKTLTAEAVAELLRRPLLTVGSSDLPRDPSGMEDTLRHVLKLATAWDAVLLIDEADVFLEQRSLHEIERNALVSVALRVLEYHRGVVFLTTNRIKVFDEAFLSRFSIAVKYPELNKPGRYLIWSRFLELAGYKIVSSPFVTDDDLNEKIIPRQSIEELAEKKFNGRTIKNLVRTAQALALSANSHLKMEHIHVVVRAQEKFLEDFAVERASP comes from the exons ATG AACATCTTTCGGCGGATCAGTAATGCCGTTCGAGGAGACTCGAGCAAAGACAAAGACAAGGATAAGGACAAGTATGATTATGCTTGGGGTTCGGATAACGGTTGGGGTGATAACGGTTGGGCTGCTCCCGAGCCCAAGGGTGCGCCCTTTCCACAAACCGTTCCAAAACGATCGCGATACCCTGGAAGATCTCGCAGGGCGACAGCGAAGTCACCTTTTCACGACCATTCCCACCAGAGTCGTGATCACTACGCTCAATGTGCGGAGATTTGGGACAAACAGAACTCTCAATGGATGATTTTCGACCCCAAGGACGCTCCGTCCAGGCCTGTAATCAAACATGACGATCATATTTATTTTTGTGTCACGGCGAGGTACCAAGACCACTGGA GCGAGCCTTACGATATCCTAACTCATTTCGCTGAGCCGTTACTTTCTTTTGTCAATACGACATGCGGATCTTACGGCGCCTGGGGAAATGGCGCCGGAACCTGGGTAAATGAAGGTGTATCGAACGCATTAGAGATGGGCCAAGGTTTTAGATCATTGAAGAAGATCAAAGCGAAACTGGAGGAGATCCAGGATGTTCGGAAGAAGACCTCGCGGAAATCCACTCAGGATAAGCTCGATTTGGTAAAATGTCTCGGAAACATGGCCGTCGATAACC GAACACCTGAAGCAGACTTGGATAAGTTCCTTGGGGACCTCGAGAAACAATTGAAGGTCTTCGTCGCGTATCTGGAGAAGAAATTCAAGCCAAT TGCAGAAAGGCTCGCATCCGCGCTTCGCTACGGTTACATGGAGTTTGACCTACTTCCGTACTACTTCGAACCGGGACAACATGTTTCGTTCACTTCTGCCAATGGAAAT CTCCTCGCGATGAATGTCACTCACGTTCACGTTTACGATGATGCTTCCCATGTCGCTCCTAACTCCTGCAAACGCTTGAGTCACATCTCCATCGAGGGCTTTGGTTACACATGGGAAGGGGTTTCTTTCACCACTCAGCATCTCAAGACTTCATGCTACTCCTTCACC GGTAAAAAGGAACTCTCAGAGCTCCCAGTTAAAATTCTGACGCCTGAGAAGCGGGAAGAACTCACAG CTCGAGGGAGGCGATATAAAGCAGAGGCTGGAATTCGCTATCGAGTTT ACAAAGGC GACCGAATCGTTATCGACAGACTCGGCTTCGTCGATGCCCAAGTCTACGAATCGAACAAAAAGAGAGCCAAGATTCGACGGCGTGATTCTTACGATTCCTATGCAAACCCAGACCCGCCGACGCTGAATCCTGAGTGGTCGACTCGAAGCGTTGCATGGCCTCAGACGAATGAGAAGGACATTGCTGACGAATTGTTATGCTTCCTCCCTGTCGACCTTTATGGGTATAACTTGTCAAGGAAGGAGTGGCAGTTGTttgatttggatttggtgaAACCTGTTCAGTACGATGGGAAGGCTTGGGACCATCTGGTTTTGGATGCGGACGTCAAG ACTCTGATTAAAGGATTGGTCGAAGTCTCCACGAAATCCATGACGGCTTCTGGAGCTCTAGTCAGTGATGTTATTGCAAAGAAGGGAGGAGGATTG ACTTCAGTTCTCTATGGCCCCCCAGGAACCG GGAAGACCCTCACTGCAGAAGCCGTAGCTGAActtcttcgtcgtcctctACTCACCGTCGGATCTTCTGATCTCCCAAGAGATCCCTCCGGTATGGAAGATACCTTGCGACATGTTCTGAAG CTCGCCACAGCCTGGGATGCAGTCTTGCTAATTGACGAAGCTGAC GTGTTCTTGGAACAACGAAGTCTGCATGAG ATTGAACGAAACGCTCTCGTGTCCGTTGCCTTGCGGGTGTTGGAATATCACCGTGGTGTTGTGTTCCTCACGACAAACAGAATCAAAGTCTTTGATGAAGCCTTTTTGTCTCGGTTCTCTATCG CCGTCAAGTACCCTGAACTGAACAAGCCCGGTCGGTACCTGATTTGGTCGAGGTTCCTCGAATTGGCTGGGTACAAGATCGTCTCGTCCCCTTTCGTCACGGATGACGATTTGAATGAGAAGATTATCCCGCGCCAGTCTATTGAGGAACTGGCGGAGAAGAAATTCAATG GACGAACGATCAAGAACCTG GTCCGCACCGCTCAAGCCCTCGCTCTCTCTGC GAACTCTCACCTCAAGATGGAGCACATCCATGTCGTTGTCAGGGCTCAAGAGAAATTCTTGGAAGATTTCGCTGTTGAAAGGGCTTCGCCATGA
- a CDS encoding putative secondary metabolism biosynthetic enzyme (antiSMASH:Cluster_5.1): protein MSSIAPKRVSNASYLRSLSYFPVAVFVGGTSGIGQAMAEAFATHTEGNAHIVIIGRNQAAAENILSKFPKPSSPHAKHEFVQCDVTLMKNVKKATDDLVERLPKIDYLVMSPGYMTMKDRDESAEGIDRKLAVHYYARWKFIDGLLPALKKAKDEGEDAKVYSVLAPGYGGSVDVEDLGLKKSFSLARVALVAPTYNDLMTEEYAARNPGIPFVHAYPGWVDTGYLSNAESSFLRFTSRAIWPVLRPFLRPFFFTPQEAGENMLHGLLTTAKEPRAWRLNQHGEDMGTKRHYGTPEERKALWEHTIEEMKRTLN, encoded by the exons ATGTCTTCCATCGCACCCAAACGAGTATCCAACGCGAGTTACCTACGTTCGCTCTCTTACTTCCCAGTCGCCGTCTTCGTTGGCGGAACCTCTGGAATCGGCCAAGCCATGGCAGAAGCTTTCGCTACCCACACAGAAGGCAACGCTCACATCGTCATCATCGGTCGAAACCAAGCAGCAGCAGAAAACATCCTCTCCAAATTCCCAAAACCTTCCTCCCCTCACGCGAAACACGAATTTGTCCAGTGCGATGTGACGCTTATGAAAAACGTGAAGAAGGCTACGGATGACTTGGTTGAGAGGCTTCCGAAGATTGATTATTTGGTCATGTCTCCTGGGTATATGACTATGAAGGACAGGGATGAGTCGGCTGAAGGAATTGATAGGAAGCTGGCGGTTCATTATTATGCAAGATGGAAGTTTATCGACGGGCTTTTGCCTGCGTtgaagaaggcgaaggatGAAGGAGAAGACGCGAAAGTTTATTCCGTACTTGCACCTGGGTATGGTGGTAGTGTGGATGTGGAGGACCTGGGATTGAAAAAGTCCTTTTCGTTGGCTCGCGTTGCATTGGTAGCACCGACGTATAATGATTTGATGACGGAG GAGTACGCAGCGAGAAATCCTGGAATCCCCTTCGTCCACGCCTACCCCGGCTGGGTAGACACGGGATATCTATCCAATGCTGAATCGTCGTTCCTTCGCTTCACTTCCAGGGCTATTTGGCCTGTCCTCCGCCCTTTCCTCCGCCCGTTCTTCTTTACCCCGCAGGAAGCGGGAGAGAACATGTTACACGGGTTGCTTACAACTGCTAAAGAACCTCGTGCATGGAGGTTGAATCAACATGGGGAGGATATGGGAACGAAGAGACATTACGGTACACCAGAGGAACGGAAAGCGTTATGGGAGCATACCATCgaggagatgaagaggacgCTGAACTAG
- a CDS encoding uncharacterized protein (antiSMASH:Cluster_5.1), whose translation MHKWYLQFSQDGMVNGRVVLVQLVLVDGTVRLFQVPAFVLGIHGLLKKSPKIYPLLCLYGASTATTTLPCLLHVTKAFYGDALTTFQYGILVSGYTRSFSYFLVWLWTRRLDCTKLSPTTSAQGNGMKKAKKA comes from the exons ATGCACAAGTGGTACCTACAGTTCAGCCAGGATGGAATGGTAAACGGGAGAGTTGTTTTGGTTCAGCTCGTTCTTGTGGATGGAACTGTGAG GTTGTTCCAAGTCCCAGCGTTCGTGCTTGGCATCCATGGTCTCTTGAAGAAATCGCCCAAAATCTATCCTCTGCTCTGTCTGTACGGTGCCTCTACAGCGACCACGACTCTTCCGTGCCTACTCCATGTCACCAAGGCATTTTATGGCGACGCACTCACAACGTTTCAATATGGCATCTTGGTCTCGGGCTATACCCGTTCCTTTTCATACTTCTTGGTATGGCTGTGGACAAGGCGTTTAGACTGCACAAAATTGTCTCCGACGACTTCGGCACAGGGTAATGGGatgaagaaggcgaagaaggCGTAA
- a CDS encoding uncharacterized protein (antiSMASH:Cluster_5.1): MSDSELQCGSPNAVDEHLPLRIASIFVIGVGSTLGALFPVLARRSRFMSVPKALFEFAKYFGSGVIIATAFIHLLAPALEAFESECLGERWSDYPYALALCMLSIFLLFLVEVIAFRWGTAKLAKLGATYDNHGHEAGGTHAAYGPEDDTNAANPFVNAEKKHHHHHHHAYDVQAKDVEASSTTTASTSAPKLHAHGVLDNPLAQIIGIAILEFGVVLHSVLVGLTLAVDEEFKILFIVLVFHQTFEGLGLGSRLAYLELPASYRHVPIVATIVYGLTTPIGIAIGLGVQNTYNPGSATASIVSGTLDSLSAGILIYTGLVELLAHEFLFNKDMMNASNKKLAYALGSMVLGWGMMSLLGKWV, from the exons ATGTCCGACTCAGAATTACAATGTGGTTCACCAAATGCTGTAGATGAACATCTGCCTCTGAGGATCGCTTCCATCTTCGTCATTGGAGTCGGCTCTACCCTCGGTGCTTTGTTTCCCGTCCTAGCGAGACGTTCGAGATTTATGAGCGTTCCGAAAGCACTCTTTGA GTTCGCAAAATATTTTGGTTCTGGTGTGATT ATTGCCACTGCGTTTATTCATCTGCTAGCACCAGCGCTAGAAGCGTTTGAGTCCGAATGTTTAGGAGAAAGATGGTCAGATTAT CCCTACGCCCTGGCTCTGTGTATGCTCAGTatattcctcctcttcctcgttgAAGTCATTGCTTTCCGATGGGGAACCGCCAAGTTAGCCAAGCTCGGTGCAACATACG ACAACCATGGTCACGAAGCAGGCGGCACCCACGCTGCATATGGACCGGAAGACGACACCAACGCGGCAAACCCCTTCGTCAATGCGGAGAAGAAGCaccatcatcaccatcaccatgCCTACGACGTTCAAGCCAAGGATGTGGAGGCTTCGTCGACGACAACGGCATCCACGTCCGCCCCGAAACTCCACGCCCACGGAGTTCTCGATAACCCACTAGCTCAGATAATCGGAATTGCGATCCTCGAGTTTGGCGTGGTGTTGCATAGTGTGTTGGTTGGTCTGACATTGGCAGTGGACGAAGAGTTCAAGATCCTGTTTATCGTTTTGGTCTTCCATC AAACGTTCGAAGGTTTAGGATTGGGCTCAAGGCTTGCATATCTCGAACTGCCTGCATCGTACCGACACGTTCCTATAGTCGCTACGATTGTGTACGGCCTCACAACCCCGATCGGTATCGCAATCGGATTAGGCGTGCAGAATACGTACAACCCTGGAAGTGCGACTGCGAGCATCGTCTCTGGGACCCTGGATTCGCTGAGCGCAGGGATCTTGATTTACACCGGGCTTGTTGAG CTCCTCGCACATGAATTCTTGTTTAACAAGGACATGATGAACGCCTCGAATAAGAAACTGGCGTATGCCCTTGGATCTATGGTTCTCGGGTGGGGGATGATGTCGTTATTGGGTAAATGGGTTTAA
- a CDS encoding putative NRPS-like protein biosynthetic cluster (antiSMASH:Cluster_5.1), with translation MENLDLIPLPPKTQGLAEGTDFRTPPLDGSLTLPQIYDWQLRNSPNHRLFVFSDSNGSVRNITWKEAIAAIYTGARSLRTRIQNVVPAKHRVPVVAILSSADAITYFTTLMCVLRADCIVFPISPRNSAAAVAYLLGKVGVDHVLVGREAAMQDLIVESLAKLKETFPSQPSPTYSPTFIFDEIFLPSFEEALVLKPDELPLTTRYHDPMLYLHSSGSTAFPKPIPLTNKKMIQFGQIPWFGEQDWTGKVLSVHVMPMYHGMGVSQLAWAATAGLVVAGFEPKATSILPTPDNLFEGARSTSSDIILCVPSFLEAWARRPDYVSWLASRSGVIYGGGPLNREAGDYMTRQGVSIFILYGMSEVGILSPMVPARTEGNYDWNYFRFAGWTKNHWKPHGDNLYELIVVDHPYCTPSVLNTQVDGIPAYATSDLFIPHPTKPEYWRIHGRADDQIVHNTGEKTNPGPLENLLNQDPHVAAAVMFGYGRFNAGVLIEPKPAFRFDPTDEKKLAEFRNAVWPTIERMNEFAPQHSRLFKEMILVGSPSKPFTYTAKNTARRQAILHDYDEEISKIYETVSETTQSEISPPTSWNLGSTTSFVRAVVASVLTHAVKDEDDLFQHGCDSLQATWIRNSVLRALKDAAGLDSRLITNNFVYEYPTINRLSTFVFSLAVGGMAPAPLDDEAKKLVMHELLERYSKDFPASRPGDGATVHGSEKVVLLTGSTGSLGSYVLHSLIKDPAVKHVYVLNRSHKEQDTVARLRKSFEQRGLDASEIVDDKVTVLEADLSDEKALGLEDTDFRTIQDTVTHIIDVAWRVDFNLNVISFRTNLKSMRNLVDIAIRQGAHYTFASTLSVCRNSSEPSAHEKLMPPEASLGNGYSESKWVAEHVIARATSSTGLRASIIRVGQLSGGVNGSWMTKEWLPSLIHASALMKCIPDDDRVVSWIPLHVAGKAVVDLLDSNAPPPSDSGNLAIFHLVHPKPVPWTTLAGFFSQKLGASLVPYPEWLRSLVASSTRPGFESLNAVTILDFYTSVLKKTDRKEGCEAFGMPILEVERTVEASGVLGDERLAQLGEKDASQWLGYWRSVGLVL, from the exons ATGGAAAACCTCGATCTCATTCCCTTACCTCCGAAAACCCAAGGGTTGGCTGAGGGCACGGATTTTCGAACTCCACCTCTCGATGGATCGTTGACTCTGCCTCAGATATACGATTGGCAACTTCGCAACTCACCAAACCATCGCTTATTTGTATTCAGTGATAGTAACGGGTCAGTGAGGAACATCACCTGGAAGGAGGCCATTGCTGCCATCTACACCGGTGCTCGCTCCCTTCGTACTCGAATCCAAAACGTCGTGCCGGCAAAACACCGTGTTCCTGTTGTTGCGATTCTCTCCAGCGCAG ACGCTATCACTTATTTTACGACGCTTATGTGCGTTTTGAGGGCCGACTGCATTGTCTTCCCAATCTCTCCAAGAAATTCGGCTGCTGCCGTTGCCTATTTGCTCGGGAAAGTGGGGGTTGATCATGTTCTGGTTGGGCGCGAGGCCGCCATGCAGGACCTGATCGTGGAATCACTGGCGAAGTTGAAGGAAACATTCCCCTCTCAACCCTCTCCAACTTACTCTCCGACGTTCATCTTTGACGAAATCTTTCTTCCGTCTTTTGAAGAGGCACTCGTCCTCAAACCTGATGAGCTTCCACTCACAACACGATATCACGATCCTATGTTATATCTTCACTCATCTG GATCAACCGCATTTCCAAAGCCAATTCCGTTGACCAATAAAAAGATGATCCAATTCGGGCAAATCCCATGGTTCGGCGAACAAGATTGGACAGGAAAAGTGTTATCCGTTCATGTTATGCCAATGTACCACGGAATGGGTGTTTCACAACTGGCTTGGGCT GCGACTGCGGGGCTTGTTGTAGCTGGATTCGAGCCCAAGGCGACCTCCATCTTACCGACTCCAGACAATTTGTTCGAGGGAGCCCGATCAACATCTTCCGATATTATACTTTGCGTACCTTCGTTCTTGGAG GCATGGGCGCGCCGTCCTGATTATGTCTCGTGGCTGGCAAGCCGTTCTGGAGTG ATCTATGGTGGAGGTCCTCTTAACCGTGAGGCCGGGGACTATATGACGCGTCAAGGCGTATCAATTTTCATTCTCTACGGAAT GTCCGAAGTTGGTATACTCAGCCCAATGGTTCCAG CAAGAACGGAGGGAAATTACGACTGGAATTATTTCCGTTTCGCTGGCTGGACGAAAAATCACTGGAAACCTCATGGGGATAACCTTTATGAGTTGATAGTTGTG GATCATCCGTATTGCACTCCTAGTGTCCTCAATACGCAGGTCGATGGGATCCCGGCGTATGCAACGTCCGACCTTTTCATACCCCACCCCACCAAGCCCGAGTACTGGCGAATTCATGGTCGTGCAGATGACCAAATCGTCCATAATACTGGAGAAAAG ACGAATCCCGGTCCTCTTG AGAACCTCCTGAATCAGGACCCTCACGTTGCAGCTGCAGTCATGTTCGGATACGGACGGTTCAACGCTGGGGTCTTGATTGAACCCAAACCTGCCTTCCGTTTCGACCCTACTGACGAAAAGAAGCTGGCAGAATTCCGGAATGCTGTTTG GCCCACTATCGAGCGAATGAATGAATTTGCACCTCAACATTCGCGACTTTTCAAGGAA ATGATCCTAGTCGGGTCGCCCTCAAAGCCTTTTACATACACAGCGAAGAACACAGCGAG GCGACAGGCTATCCTTCACGATTACGATGAAGAGATCTCTAAGATATACGAAACCGTCAGCGAGACGACCCAGTCCGAGATCTCGCCTCCGACATCGTGGAACCTGGGATCCACGACATCTTTCGTCCGTGCAGTCGTTGCCAGTGTTTTGACTCACGCGGTGAAGGACGAAGATGATCTATTCCAGCACGGGTGTGATAG TCTTCAAGCAACATGGATCCGTAACTCTGTCCTACGCGCTCTGAAAGATGCTGCGGGACTAGACAGTCGTCTTATCACGAACAACTTCGTTTATGAATATCCCACTATCAATCGTCTCTCCACGTTTGTCTTCTCCCTCGCAGTCGGTGGGATGGCTCCCGCGCCATTGGACGATGAGGCGAAGAAGCTCGTTATGCATGAACTCCTCGAGAGGTACTCGAAGGATTTCCCGGCATCTCGTCCTGGGGATGGGGCAACGGTCCACGGCTCGGAGAAGGTCGTCTTGCTCACCGGTAGCACTGGGTCTTTGGGAAGTTACGTCTTGCACAGTCTGATTAAGGATCCGGCTGTCAAACACGTCTATGTTCTCAACCGGAGTCATAAAGAACAGGATACCGTCGCTAGGTTGAGAAAGTCGTTCGAGCAACGCGGTTTGGATGCTAGCGAGATTGTGGATGATAAAGTGACCGTTTTGGAGGCTGATTTGTCTGATGAAAAGGCACTTGGGTTGGAGGATACGGATTTTAGAACG ATTCAAGATACAGTTACTCATATCATTGATGTTG CATGGCGGGTCGATTTCAACCTTAACGTCATCTCCTTCCGCACCAATCTCAAGAGCATGCGGAACCTGGTGGATATCGCCATCCGACAAGGTGCACACTATACATTCGCTAGTACTCTCTCGGTCTGTCGGAATT CCTCAGAACCAAGTGCGCATGAGAAGCTAATGCCTCCTGAGGCGTCCCTAGGGAACGGATATAGCGAATCCAAATGGGTCGCTGAACACGTTATTGCACGCGCCACGTCCTCAACTGGCCTTCGAGCGTCGATCATTCGCGTCGGTCAGCTTTCGGGTGGGGTGAATGGATCTTGGATGACTAAAGAATGGTTACCGTCTCTTATACATGCCTCGGCTCTCATGAAATGCATTCCGGATGATGATAGG GTCGTCTCATGGATCCCACTTCATGTCGCAGGGAAAGCGGTCGTCGACCTGCTTGACAGCAACGCTCCTCCCCCAAGCGATAGTGGCAACCTCGCGATATTCCACCTCGTCCACCCAAAACCAGTCCCGTGGACAACCCTCGCAGGTTTCTTCAGCCAAAAACTGGGCGCATCGTTGGTACCATACCCCGAATGGCTCCGTTCGCTAGTGGCATCCTCTACACGACCAGGCTTTGAATCCTTAAACGCAGTCACCATTCTCGATTTTTATACATCCGTCTTGAAGAAAACGGACCGGAAGGAAGGCTGTGAAGCATTCGGGATGCCTATTTTGGAGGTAGAGCGTACCGTCGAGGCTTCTGGTGTATTGGGTGATGAGAGGTTGGCTCAGCTTGGAGAGAAGGATGCTTCGCAGTGGTTGGGGTATTGGAGGAGTGTGGGGCTGGTTCTCTGA